From a single Azospirillum fermentarium genomic region:
- a CDS encoding chemotaxis protein, producing the protein MTAPTQHPPRGLGGTGPHGAAAPDDGHRRYRDHRLDAEIVSIVVGGCCVSSDPNVIITTTLGSCIATCLFDPVAGVGGMNHFLLPDGGSDTLSASARYGSAAMEQLINRMLSITGRRDRLRAKVFGGAGVTGTRNSIGQRNIDFAMEYLATEGIPTISWDVGGTQARSIRFYPATGRSQRRLVGGDAIRDITRSESSFMERLRKTRIDGDIELF; encoded by the coding sequence ATGACCGCCCCCACGCAACACCCGCCCCGTGGCCTGGGCGGCACAGGGCCCCATGGCGCCGCCGCCCCCGACGACGGGCACCGCCGGTACCGCGACCACCGGCTGGATGCCGAAATCGTCAGCATCGTGGTGGGCGGTTGCTGCGTCAGCAGCGATCCCAACGTCATCATCACCACCACGCTGGGATCGTGCATCGCCACTTGTCTGTTCGATCCGGTGGCCGGCGTGGGCGGCATGAACCATTTCCTGCTGCCCGACGGCGGCAGCGACACCCTGTCGGCGTCGGCCCGTTACGGCAGCGCGGCGATGGAACAGCTCATCAACCGCATGCTGTCCATCACCGGGCGGCGCGACCGGCTGCGGGCCAAGGTGTTCGGCGGGGCCGGGGTCACCGGCACCCGCAACTCCATCGGTCAGCGCAACATCGACTTCGCCATGGAATATCTGGCGACCGAAGGAATCCCCACCATCAGCTGGGATGTGGGGGGAACGCAGGCCCGCTCCATCCGGTTCTATCCCGCCACGGGGCGCAGCCAACGCCGGCTCGTCGGGGGCGATGCCATCCGCGACATCACCCGCAGCGAATCCTCCTTCATGGAGCGGTTGCGCAAAACCCGCATCGACGGCGATATCGAGTTGTTCTGA
- a CDS encoding methyltransferase domain-containing protein: MLHGLSRLIPAITAHGLDEAAVYRRPALYHRKRTGRVPAGPLLCPICNGSAARFLTFGLGGRRNAQCPHCGSLERHRFLWLYLRERTPFFRRRLRVLHTAPEECLEPRLRGLHGRGYVSLDRFSPLADVNADLTDLPFPAGSFDVVLSSHVLEHVPDDRRALREIARVLKPSGWAVLLFPYDPRQPTQEDPAMDTPSKRLEAYGHPYHYRIYGRDTAARLSDEGLTGRCVDSRLLLTPHRRRRHRINRNFLFLSHPSTGHTDP, encoded by the coding sequence ATGCTTCATGGCCTGTCCCGCCTGATTCCCGCCATCACCGCCCATGGGCTGGACGAGGCGGCGGTGTACCGCCGTCCGGCACTCTATCACCGCAAGCGCACCGGGCGCGTGCCGGCGGGGCCGCTGCTCTGCCCTATCTGCAACGGGTCCGCCGCCCGTTTCCTGACCTTCGGGCTGGGCGGACGGCGCAACGCCCAATGCCCCCATTGCGGATCACTGGAACGGCACCGTTTCCTATGGCTGTATCTGCGGGAGCGCACGCCGTTCTTCCGCCGCCGCCTGCGGGTGCTGCACACGGCCCCCGAAGAGTGCCTGGAGCCGCGGTTGCGGGGGCTGCATGGGCGCGGTTATGTCAGCCTGGACCGTTTCTCGCCGCTGGCCGACGTGAACGCCGATCTGACGGATCTGCCGTTTCCGGCCGGTTCGTTCGATGTGGTGCTGTCCAGCCATGTGCTGGAACACGTACCCGACGACCGCCGGGCCTTGCGGGAAATCGCGCGGGTTCTGAAACCATCCGGGTGGGCGGTTCTGCTGTTTCCCTATGATCCGCGGCAGCCGACGCAGGAAGATCCCGCCATGGACACCCCGTCCAAACGGCTGGAGGCGTACGGCCACCCCTATCATTACCGGATCTATGGCCGGGATACCGCGGCGCGCCTGTCGGACGAAGGGCTGACGGGGCGCTGCGTCGATTCCCGTCTGCTGCTGACCCCACACCGCCGGCGGCGGCACCGGATCAACCGTAATTTTTTGTTCCTGTCCCATCCGTCAACGGGCCATACCGACCCGTGA
- a CDS encoding helix-turn-helix domain-containing protein has translation MRRTLLGMSQERLGEAIGLTFQQVQKYERGSNRISAGTLFRLGQVLEVPVSFFFDDYDDGQPHPGQSSTAVNADGSIISRREARLLRLWRAAPGGVADEVLALLSSLSPHLRDPVEEGEAVSSSAGDGEAAEDAKPAARRAEKTEGRATRSSDGEGGGKQRKPRRRHGAVWDPTDIYRSAKS, from the coding sequence ATGCGCCGCACTTTGCTGGGCATGAGCCAGGAGCGACTTGGTGAAGCCATCGGGCTGACGTTTCAGCAGGTCCAGAAATACGAGCGGGGCTCGAACCGCATCTCCGCCGGCACCCTGTTCCGGCTGGGGCAGGTTCTGGAGGTTCCGGTCAGTTTTTTCTTCGATGACTACGACGACGGCCAGCCGCACCCCGGGCAGTCGTCCACCGCGGTGAACGCCGATGGCAGCATCATCAGCCGGCGGGAGGCCCGCCTTCTGCGCCTGTGGCGTGCCGCCCCCGGCGGCGTTGCCGATGAAGTGCTGGCGCTGTTGTCGTCCCTGTCCCCCCACCTGCGCGATCCCGTGGAAGAGGGAGAGGCGGTGTCTTCCAGCGCCGGAGACGGCGAAGCGGCCGAAGACGCCAAGCCGGCGGCCCGCCGTGCCGAAAAGACGGAAGGCCGCGCCACCCGCAGCAGCGATGGCGAAGGAGGGGGCAAGCAGCGCAAACCCCGCCGCCGGCACGGTGCCGTGTGGGATCCCACCGATATCTACCGTTCGGCCAAGAGCTGA